In Lactiplantibacillus pentosus, the sequence CATCACAGTCGGGATGGGCTTTCACAGCCAGATCCCACTGATGGCCAACGCCAACAACGCCTATGATATGGGTCTCGTCAACACGACCAAGTCTGAGCGCCAACAAATCGCGGCTATGAAGCCAAAGACGACTCACACTTATCATTTTAAAGCGACTAAAAAAGTGACTTACTATCGTGCGGCTGAATTCAACCAACAGCCCTTCACGACCATCAAAATGCAAAACAAGCATCAATTGGACTACCAACCGGTTCAAAATAATGCCGCTAAGTTACAAAAGTCGTTTGACAACTATCAACTGACCCAGCTTCAAGGCGGTACCATGGCCGCAACGACACCAGTCTTCTTGTCCGAAACGGCTTACGCGAAGCTCGCCCAGCCCGAACAACGCCTGACCGTTTTCACGACCAACAGTGTCCTTGAACACCGCAGCGCACTTGCCAAATTAGCCAAGGAACACTTCCACACCACGAATCCTGAGCAATACGGTGGTCGCTATGCGATGTATCAACTCGTCAATAGTATGTATTCCGGCCTTGAATTCATAGGGATGTTCCTCGGAATCGCCTTCTTAGCCATGTTAGCTAGTTGTCTGATGTTCAAAATTTTATCTGGGGCCGCCACTGACCAACATCGGTATGCCATGCTTGATAAAGTCGGCACGACCCGTCGTCAATTGACCGGGGCTATCAACAAGAAAATCGCCGTACTGTTCATCTTACCCGGTATCGTGGGGATCGTTCACGTCTTGTTCGGCTTACAAATGTTCAAAATCATCATGGTCACGTCACCTTACACGGGCATCTGGCTACCGTTTCTAATTTTCGCCGGCCTGTACCTGTTGTACTATCTGATGACCATCACCATCTACCGGCGCATCGTTTTAGAATAACCTTTTGGAGGAGGGAACAATCATGGTATACTTTGGATTAGTCGCTTTATTAATCGTTATTACACCATTACACCGTTACGCGCTCGCAAATCGTCGTCAATTTTGGTTAGGCGCGCTCATGCCGCTCTTATGGCTGGGCGTCAACCTCGGACTTGCCTTCCAGGTCGTCTTTGAACACCAAGACGTGCTCTTAGCCGTTCTGGGCACCCTCCTCCTAGGTTCTAGTTGGATCGCTGCTCGCATCGACCGTACCGAACGACAACTGCACCAGCCGCAGCATAAGGTCACAACGAAATAGGGCAATCACTGCAATGAGGTGAATAGAATGCAGTTCAACTTTAATAGTACGGAACCAATTTACTTGCAGGTTGCCGACCAAATTGAAGAAGCTATCTTTACTGAAACCTTCGCTGAAGGTGAGCAAATTCCTTCGACAACCGAGATTTCTAAAGAATTTCATATCAATCCTGCGACCGTTTTAAAAGGCATGAACATCCTAGTCGACGCCCAATTGATTGAAAAACGTCGGGGGGTCGGGATGTTCGTCATCAGTGGTGCGCAACAACGCATTGTTGACAAACGGCGCGACCAATTCTATGCGGATTACGTCAAAAAATTAGTCAGTGAAGCGCAGAAATTGCACATCACTCAGACTGAACTAGCAAAATTAATTGAACGGGGGTTTTCTGAATCATGAGTATTCAAGTTCAGGCCGTCAAACAGGCCTTTCACAGTCAGGTCGTTCTGGATGAACTTAACCTGACCATCGAACCTAACACGATTTACGGACTGTTGGGCCGCAATGGCGCGGGGAAAAGCACCTTGCTGAACATTATCAGTAATCGCATCTTTGCCGATAGCGGTACCGTGACGATGGATGACGAATCCATGCGGGACAACGACCGGACCTTGGGCCGACTATACTTGATGAGTGAAGTGAACCTCTATTCTGACCGAGCACGCGTCAAGCAACTTTTCAAAACGACCGCTTATTTGTACGGCAGTTTTGATTTCGCCTACGCTGAAAAATTAGCCCAGACATTTGGACTCGACCTAAACACCCGCTTCGGTAAATTGTCGACGGGATACCGCACGATTTTTAAACTGATCGTGGCGCTCTGTGTGCCGGCCGACTACATCTTCTTGGACGAACCCGTCCTCGGTCTGGATGCCAATCATCGTGAGATTTTCTACCAAGAACTTATCGAAACGTACAGTGAGCACCCGCGGACCTTCGTCATTTCGACCCATCTGATCGACGAAATCGCCAACATCGTTGAACACGTCTTCGTGCTCGACCAGCATCAGATCGTGATTGATGGCGATGTCTCCGATATCCTCGCGCAATCGTACGCCGTCACGGGGCCACAGGCGGATGTCGTCGACTACACGAACGGCCTCAACGTTATCGGTCAAGACGCACTGGGTGGAATCACGGCCCACTATGTCTATGGCGGTTTAGATGATAATCGGCCAATTCCAGACACCGTCAAGATTGAACATCTCGACCTGCAAAAACTTTTTATCAACCTGACTAACACCAAGGAGGAGGCCGCCACTCATGTCAACTAAAGTACAACGGACCACCCGTTATTTATTGTTGGACCAGTTAAAATTAGCTGGTTGGTCGTTTTTCGTTCTGATATGGCTATTTGCCGTACTCCCATTGTTGGTTGACCTGCTGACAGGTAATCTCAGTCACTACTCCTTCTTCCAGGATCTTGCTAGCATGAATCTTGGGGCCCTATTCTTCTTACTGATTTTTATATTTGGTGCCTTAACGTACGACAACTTCAAGCTGTTCATTCAAAACGGAATTTCGCGGCGCACGTACTTCAGTGCGCGCCTGCTATCATTGATTTTAATGAGTGCGTTGTGCGTGATTATCGGTGGAATTCATTTCTTCGCCTTCCACGCCCCCTACATGCATTGGAGTACGCAACAGGCCCTATTAAAGACGGGGACCTCGCTTTACGCCTACGCTTTTGGTTCCAATGTCACGCTTAACGTTGCCTTGAATCTCATCTTTAACTGGATTTTCTACATTGGAACTGGTTTGACCGGCATGGCTTGTGGTACCCTGCTCGCTTTATTCGGCAAATGGGCCAAAACCATCTTGATTGTTGGGGCGCCCATTCTAGGCGTCATCGCAATTTGGTTACTCGCGGTGGTGATGGTTCGTAGTCAATCCAGTTTTAGCTACACTGGTTTAGAAGCCTTCCTGAAATTCCTAGTGGGTTACCCCAGTCATGGGCCAGCCGACGCCGGCTATTTCAACCCGGTTATGCCATTGATTACCATGTTAGTTGGTTGTGGCGTTATCGGAACACTGGCTTACCTGTTCAATCGTAAATTACGGATTAGAAACTAAATGCTACGCAAAATACCTGAGCACGACTTGTTAAAAGTCAGCTCAGGTATTTTTTGATTTATTCAAAAGTATTGTTTTTGGTCGTCAACCGCTGATTTATCAGTCAGTGATGACGGATTGACGTAGCGGTTACTTTTCAACTTGCGTGTTTTCCAAATCCGTTTTAACGACGATCACGTCAGTCAGTGCGTTACGTTGCACATAGGTCGTCACAGAACCTTCAAGCACCCGTTCAACCGCGTTCAGGCCAGTCGCACCCATCATAATCAAATCGTTATGATGATCCTTGACGAAGTCCTGTGAAATAATTGGCTTGGGGCTGCCCATCCGAATGTGAAAGTCAATGTCATCGAAGCCATCCTTCTTAATTTGACCGACCGTTTCTTTCAAATAGGCTTCTGAATCTTGGACGAGCTGATACGTGATATCGCCATCAGCTAGCCCGGCTAAATTATAGCCAAACTGTCCAGGATCAATGACCGCTAACACGTCAATGTGCGCGTCATTCCGCTTAGCAACCGCCACCGCTTTATCCAGTGCGATTTCCGCTTGCTCTGAACCATCTAGGGGAACTAAAATATTCGAATATTCTTGTAACATTTACGTCACGCCCTTTCCATCTACTAACCTTATTTTAACATTTATCGCCATTGAATGCGTTGTCATTTTCAAAAGCGGGTGGTGTTTGACAGTTATTTTTCTGGATTGTACTCGGCACTAACTCGAATTCAACGCTTGAGGACGGCCCTCACAGTTGCCATTAAACGCAGAAGTCCAAGCCATCGACAATGTGCTCAATCAATGCAGATACGGGTATTCTCTTCTCAATCACCGTTGATGAGAGGGCTCGAACATGATTAGCTAGACTAATGGATGAGGATAAGTTCTGTATGTTGCACTTGACATGATAATTCTTAGCAGCAGTTTTTCATAGTTTTTTCTCTTAATTGATTTGAATCCACATCATAATGACAAAGACCACAAATATGACAATCAATGCACCAATCCAACGGTATTCACTGGCTAAAATAAAATTGACGTCCCTTAATCCTGCTTGAATTCTTCTTCGTTTTGTTGCATGGATAACCAACTCAGCAACAATTGAGTAAAGCAATGGTGCCAATAATAAGAGGACCCGACTTCCATGTGCATCCGCTATTCCATTGCCATTAATGTGAGTGGTTATTGTTTTTGGCGATATGCTTATAAAAGCTAATGTGATCACATATAATAAAACATATGCTGAACGACAAAATGTTTTGAACTTTAACATGCTTTTCATCACTCCCCGAGCTCGTACGACTATCCCATCTACCAGTTACTTGTCTCCGAACGTATTTTATCCAACTCAACTACTACCATATTTCCGAGTCATCTGTGAAAGTCCGAATATTCCTGTAACATCTGCGTCCTTATCTAAGTTCATTCTAACATCCAGCCGTATTGAATGCGCTTCCTTTTTTAAGATCCAACATACTTGCAGCATCCAACAATCATTCATAGCCCGCAACCTTTGATTCCCTCACCCCAACTTTACACAAAATTTACAGCAACAACATTCGATATTTACAGTTGCTGCTTACAATAAAAATTAATCACTGGGGGTGGGTTGAATGATTGCTTTGGGAATGCAACCAGGTTTAATGGCAAATCACACGATCGTGATCAATAATGACCTTTCATATCAACTACAACTGATCAAGCAGCGCTTCGGTCAACATTTATTTCTATTAAAAGTCAGCGCCACAACCACTCTAGGAACACTGACGGTTGAACGGATTCAATTTACGAACTTCGCAGCCGCCCATGACGCCTTTGAAGCGCGCTGCCACCAGCTCACTCAGCACTAAATTTATCCAACGCCAGACCGGATTATATGATAGGATGGTAGCTAGTTATTAATTAGCTAAAGTGAGGGTAATTTACTAGTGGTGCAATTTATCAAACAACTCTGGCGGCGCTATCAAAGTGTGCTGTCCTATTTAATTTTCGGGGGCTTAACCACCGTCATCAACTTTATCGTGTTTGGCATCTTCGACCAATTCTGGCCGTATTGGATTGCCAATACGATTGCCTGGTTACTATCAGTCCTTTTCGCCTACGTGACCAACAAACGGTGGGTCTTTGAATCACACACACCTACGTTTCGTGCGGTATTAGCCGAAATGACCTCGTTTTTCGGCTTTCGGCTACTCAGCTACTTTGTTGACCAAGGAATTATGATCGTCGGGATTTCCGTCCTGCACGGCAACAGTCTGCTTGTGAAATTAATCGACCAAATTATTATCGTGTTACTCAACTGGTTCTTCAGCAAGCTCTTTATTTTTAAAGACCGCCAACACTAGCCGTTTAAAGTCTTGC encodes:
- a CDS encoding FtsX-like permease family protein, which codes for MLTKLAMTGFKHRWRDYLVLFSGLIMSSAIFYMFEALATNNAFLKQNTSIGMVGFIFQFGSVLLTIITLVYIGYANSFLLSMRKRDYGLFMMVGARKSKIGQLIWLETLLVGVTATIVGILVGTALTAGVSQILINSLGLTLHRFAAWYAPAALVTILLYVGLFLIAGVFNLIALTRTPALKLLHSNDQPNRPQLKPMRQLLEVIVGLISIAIGYWAMANLETLVLAGIGIALVTIVLGTYLLFNAIFVWLMVALKRFKFAQRGLNGFTLSQLSFRIRNYTKMLSIVAMLFALALGAITVGMGFHSQIPLMANANNAYDMGLVNTTKSERQQIAAMKPKTTHTYHFKATKKVTYYRAAEFNQQPFTTIKMQNKHQLDYQPVQNNAAKLQKSFDNYQLTQLQGGTMAATTPVFLSETAYAKLAQPEQRLTVFTTNSVLEHRSALAKLAKEHFHTTNPEQYGGRYAMYQLVNSMYSGLEFIGMFLGIAFLAMLASCLMFKILSGAATDQHRYAMLDKVGTTRRQLTGAINKKIAVLFILPGIVGIVHVLFGLQMFKIIMVTSPYTGIWLPFLIFAGLYLLYYLMTITIYRRIVLE
- a CDS encoding GntR family transcriptional regulator, encoding MQFNFNSTEPIYLQVADQIEEAIFTETFAEGEQIPSTTEISKEFHINPATVLKGMNILVDAQLIEKRRGVGMFVISGAQQRIVDKRRDQFYADYVKKLVSEAQKLHITQTELAKLIERGFSES
- a CDS encoding ATP-binding cassette domain-containing protein, giving the protein MSIQVQAVKQAFHSQVVLDELNLTIEPNTIYGLLGRNGAGKSTLLNIISNRIFADSGTVTMDDESMRDNDRTLGRLYLMSEVNLYSDRARVKQLFKTTAYLYGSFDFAYAEKLAQTFGLDLNTRFGKLSTGYRTIFKLIVALCVPADYIFLDEPVLGLDANHREIFYQELIETYSEHPRTFVISTHLIDEIANIVEHVFVLDQHQIVIDGDVSDILAQSYAVTGPQADVVDYTNGLNVIGQDALGGITAHYVYGGLDDNRPIPDTVKIEHLDLQKLFINLTNTKEEAATHVN
- a CDS encoding universal stress protein: MLQEYSNILVPLDGSEQAEIALDKAVAVAKRNDAHIDVLAVIDPGQFGYNLAGLADGDITYQLVQDSEAYLKETVGQIKKDGFDDIDFHIRMGSPKPIISQDFVKDHHNDLIMMGATGLNAVERVLEGSVTTYVQRNALTDVIVVKTDLENTQVEK
- a CDS encoding DUF1648 domain-containing protein, producing MLKFKTFCRSAYVLLYVITLAFISISPKTITTHINGNGIADAHGSRVLLLLAPLLYSIVAELVIHATKRRRIQAGLRDVNFILASEYRWIGALIVIFVVFVIMMWIQIN
- a CDS encoding GtrA family protein, producing MVQFIKQLWRRYQSVLSYLIFGGLTTVINFIVFGIFDQFWPYWIANTIAWLLSVLFAYVTNKRWVFESHTPTFRAVLAEMTSFFGFRLLSYFVDQGIMIVGISVLHGNSLLVKLIDQIIIVLLNWFFSKLFIFKDRQH